A region of Diospyros lotus cultivar Yz01 chromosome 3, ASM1463336v1, whole genome shotgun sequence DNA encodes the following proteins:
- the LOC127796893 gene encoding uncharacterized protein LOC127796893, with protein sequence MSGRRGRPPTRARGNRAILAPGPDPIPEPAPVPNPTPPPASPTPTDSMAELRQEVSELRGTMASMLRHFEEFMAHQGRPGQAPPVAGNEPVLQENVSGQTSNPVQQEVELQGMDGNAGSQLVRNFMALRPSEFRGGNDVLVAEEWLMAIEKHLRTIGCTDAQKVQLATYLLRGAAERWWETARLPFRNREPSWAEFRELFNANYFPAWVHSQKTYEFIELTQGNMSVAQYEEEFTSLARFAPELVDTDEKKATKFLRGLRVEIRFQQAGAQFTDYSTLVHRAYIIERERSELRAALTATRGSGSAQGQGNDRKRKGAPGPSRGTPDIPPCKTCGKRHRDPCRYDRGVTCYTCGQAGHVQRDCPQGSGRAGSQEVTCFKCGRKGHKANVCSVPPQRGGQRPGYQSDRSGQRQSVPRLQGMAPSLALPSGQSTADADRPHIQGRVFALTTAEAEQGKDTVQGILSLYDIDVCVLFDTGSTHSFVAPQVVCHIPISSTLLPYYLIVTTPGDTKMVGSEVYRDCKIIVHDKEFPGNLVVLDIKDFDLILGMDWLSQHYAKVDCQHKVIHFELPHQPIVVYRGIKPMSSTPLISVMKAEKLMRHGCEAYLALVTTGNEDKMELPDIPVVCEFPDVFPEELPGLPPSREVEFSIDLVPGTQPVSRAPYRMALNELKELKVQLEELIEKGFIRPKDVKKIAFRTRYGHYEFVVMPFGLTNAPAVFMDLMNRVFREYLDSFVIVFIDDILIYSPSLEDHETHLRLALQRLRERQLYAKFSKCDFWQRQVGFLGHVVSGEGISVDPEKVKAVIEWPQPTTVTGIRSFLGLAGYYRRFIKGFSRLSSPMTKLTRKGVKYEWNEACERSFEELKKRLTSAPVLAIPRSGETFSIFSDASHSGLGCVLMQDGRVNAYASRQLKKHEVNYPTHDLELAAVVFALKIWRHYLYGEKVEIYTDHKSLKYLFSQKELNMRQRRWMELLKDYDCEILYHPGKANVVADALNALGTKLKFSTAFHPQTDGQSERTIQTLEDMLRACVLDFHGSWDDHLPLVEFAYNNSHHSSIGMPPYEALYGRPCRSPICWEEIGDRALLGPEIVEQTSEKIRIIRARMKVAQD encoded by the exons ATGAGTGGACGTCGAGGAAGGCCGCCGACACGCGCCCGAGGCAACCGGGCAATTCTTGCTCCAGGTCCTGATCCCATTCCGGAGCCTGCACCTGTACCTAACCCTACACCACCCCCAGCATCGCCTACTCCTACAGATTCAATGGCAGAGTTGCGCCAAGAGGTTAGTGAGTTGAGGGGCACGATGGCTTCCATGTTGAGGCATTTCGAGGAATTCATGGCCCATCAGGGCAGGCCAGGACAGGCGCCGCCGGTAGCAGGGAATGAGCCAGTCTTACAAGAAAATGTTAGTGGTCAGACGTCGAACCCAGTGCAGCAGGAGGTCGAGCTTCAGGGTATGGATGGTAATGCTGGCAGTCAGTTGGTGAGGAATTTCATGGCACTCAGGCCATCGGAATTCAGAGGGGGAAACGACGTTCTGGTTGCAGAAGAGTGGCTGATGGCAATAGAGAAACATCTGCGGACCATAGGATGCACTGATGCACAGAAGGTACAGCTGGCCACATACCTACTTCGGGGAGCAGCTGAGAGGTGGTGGGAGACGGCCAGACTGCCATTCAGGAACAGGGAGCCATCTTGGGCTGAATTTAGGGAGCTCTTCAACGCTAATTATTTTCCCGCCTGGGTTCATAGCCAGAAGACATACGAGTTCATCGAGTTGACCCAGGGCAACATGTCAGTGGCTCAGTATGAGGAGGAGTTCACCTCCCTAGCACGCTTTGCCCCCGAGTTAGTAGACACTGATGAGAAGAAAGCGACCAAGTTCTTGAGAGGGTTGCGAGTGGAGATTCGATTTCAGCAGGCAGGTGCGCAGTTCACTGACTATTCTACACTGGTACATCGGGCATACATcattgagagggagaggagCGAGCTGAGAGCAGCCCTGACAGCTACTAGGGGGTCAGGCTCAGCCCAGGGACAGGGCAATGACAGGAAGAGAAAGGGTGCACCAGGGCCTTCGAGAGGCACGCCAGACATCCCCCCATGCAAGACATGTGGAAAGAGGCATCGTGACCCATGCCGCTACGACAGAGGGGTGACATGTTACACTTGTGGTCAGGCGGGGCACGTACAGAGGGACTGCCCTCAGGGGTCAGGTAGAGCAGGCAGCCAGGAGGTGACATGTTTTAAATGTGGGCGCAAGGGCCATAAGGCCAACGTTTGTTCAGTGCCACCCCAGCGAGGAGGCCAAAGGCCGGGGTATCAGAGTGATAGATCTGGGCAGAGGCAGTCAGTGCCTAGACTTCAGGGGATGGCACCATCATTGGCACTACCATCAGGACAGAGCACCGCAGATGCTGATAGACCCCACATCCAGGGGCGAGTGTTCGCCTTGACTACAGCTGAAGCAGAGCAAGGGAAGGACACAGTGCAAGGTATCTTATCCTTATATGATATTgatgtttgtgttttatttgatacGGGATCCACACACTCTTTTGTTGCACCTCAGGTGGTATGTCATATTCCAATTTCCAGTACATTGTTACCATATTATTTGATTGTAACTACTCCGGGAGATACGAAAATGGTGGGTAGTGAGGTGTATAGGGATTGTAAAATCATAGTGCACGATAAGGAGTTTCCGGGGAATTTGGTGGTGCTAGACATAaaagattttgatcttattttgggcATGGACTGGCTATCCCAACACTATGCTAAGGTTGATTGTCAGCACAAggtaattcattttgagttgccTCATCAGCCAATTGTTGTGTATagaggcattaaaccaatgagcTCCACACCCTTGATTTCGGTGATGAAGGCGGAGAAATTAATGCGACATGGTTGCGAGGCATATTTGGCTTTAGTGACGACTGGTAATGAGGACAAGATGGAATTGCCAGATATTCCGGTGGTCTGTGAATTTCCCGATGTATTTCCTGAAGAGTTGCCAGGATTGCCGCCATCGAGGGAGGTTGAGTTCTCTATTGACTTAGTACCAGGTACGCAGCCAGTTTCTAGGGCTCCTTACAGAATGGCTCTAAATGAATTGAAAGAGCTAAAGGTGCAGTTGGAGGAATTGATTGAGAAGGGATTCATCCGCCCGA AAGATGTAAAGAAGATTGCTTTTCGCACTAGGTACGGccattacgagtttgtggtcatgccatttgggttgactaaTGCCCCGGcagtcttcatggatttgatgaacaggGTGTTTAGAGAGTATTTGGATAGCTTTGTTATAGTGTTCATTGATGACATACTCATCTACTCGCCGAGTTTGGAGGACCATGAGACCCACCTTAGGCTGGCATTGCAGAGGCTGAGGGAGAggcagttgtatgccaagttcagtaagtgtgatttttggcagcgacaggttggctTCTTGGGACACGTAGTATCTGGTGAGGGTATTTCAGTAGACCCTGAAAAAGTGAAGGCAGTGATTGAGTGGCCACAACCGACTACAGTGACCGGCATCAGGAGCTTTTTGGGGCTAGCAGGTTACTACAGAAGATTCATTAAGGGTTTCTCTAGGCTTTCATCTCCTATGACAAAGTTGACTCGGAAGGGAGTCAAGTACGAATGGAACGAGGCTTGTGAGCGTagctttgaggagttgaagaagAGGCTAACCTCAGCACCGGTATTGGCTATTCCTAGGAGTGGAGAGACATTTTCCATCTTCAGTGATGCGTCACACTCAGGTCTCggatgtgtattgatgcaggatGGACGAGTGAATGCCTATGCCtcgagacaattgaagaaacatgaggtgaactaccctacccATGACTTGGAGTTAGCGGCAGTAGTGTTTGCTctcaagatttggaggcattacctttatggagagaaggtggagatttatactgaccataaaagtttaaagtaccttttctcccagaaggagttgaacatgaggcaacgtAGGTGGATGGAGCTTTTGAAGGACTATGATTGTGAGATCTTGTACCATCCGGGGAAGGCCAACGTGGTGGCCGACGCATTGA ATGCTTTGGGGACGAAGCTAAAGTTTAGTACCGCGTTCCACCCTCAGACAGATGGACAGTCAGAGAGGACCATCCAGACATtagaggacatgttgagggcatgtgtgTTGGATTTCCATGGTAGTTGGGATGATCATCTGCCACtagtagaattcgcttacaacAACAGTCACCACTCTAGTATTGGTATGCCGCCTTATGAGGCACTTTACGGCAGGCCGTGTAGATCACCCATTTGTTgggaggagattggagacagagCATTATTGGGGCCAGAGATTGTTGAGCagacatcagaaaagattcggATTATCAGGGCTAGAATGAAGGTCGCACAGGACTGA